Proteins from a single region of Sebastes umbrosus isolate fSebUmb1 chromosome 8, fSebUmb1.pri, whole genome shotgun sequence:
- the susd1 gene encoding sushi domain-containing protein 1 isoform X3: MDERHRAMLVFFLLCFIGDMPAEGHSLDVCATCHANATCDDKLDGSGKVCNCKYGFVGNGRTFCQDKDECQIGASRICGHHTTCHNTYGSYYCKCLSGYSPSNNMDVFIPNDGTHCQDVDECRMTGLCGEGGQCRNLEGSVDCSCRLGYQVHNGAEPFHPYEDRASCKVVDCGQRTSVDDTVLLSVTGTTYGSVAMFVCDEGLVWRSGDNSSVCGADGLWRGADMVCEEVDCGSPPALPHSLMLWNKSSRMGTEVLYQCNSGYHNVGKGNVSICTPAGQWEKPSVLCQETLCGSPPIIESTEQVWDSNSTPGSTVLYVCKKGFYNKGGHNVSICNEDGQWTPTTLFCREILCGDPPILPHTGQVWNGSSTAGSTLTYYCKIGFYHNEGNNMSLCTINGYWTKPNISCKEVDCGEPPPIPHSVILWDNISTVGSQVVYQCNSGYGRVGEGNVSVCTASGEWDGASLLCQEINCQEPVFKPHAKMLWDGTSHIGSVVHYQCEEGYYTGSLRNYSVCGENGLWEDIDLCCEEVSCGPPLTLTHTNLRWDGTSRPGSVVLYECTEGFYQERETNISTCLLSGQWGEVSVKCKAKCGPAPFLANSEVMWHNRSVVIHRCVDGYHSWRGSNVSVCGSSGVWQTATLRCIEILCGDPPILPHTGQVWNGSSTAGSTLTYYCKIGFYHNEGNNMSLCTINGYWTKPNISCKEVDCGEPPPIPHSVMLWGNISTVGSQVVYQCNSGYGRVGEGNVSVCTASGEWDGASLLCQEINCQEPVFKPHAKMLWDGTSHIGSVVHYQCEEGYYTRSLRNYSVCGENGLWEDIDLCCEEVSCGPPLTLPHTNLRWDGTSRPGSVVLYECTEGFYQERETNISTCLLSGQWGEVSVKCKAKCGPVPFLANSEVIWHNRSMVIHRCVDGYHSWRGSNVSVCGSSGVWQTATLRCIEVSCGPPLTLPHTNLRWDGTSRPGSVVLYECTEGFYQERETNISTCLLSGQWGEVSVKCKAKCGPVPFLANSEVIWHNRSMVIHRCVDGYHSWRGSNVSVCGSSGVWQTATLRCIEIKPPVSHLVVLNEKCLHWRAEKHEEDTEVYKVTYIGSRDYQSSFHDTRKQFLSSKADQLELCLNLLPVTNYSISIIAVSSRFTITITTNTSLPVPPAPVVYYREFETPVPNLRLRRSPNTLDPISLYQVFVLPVEGITMFDCSSPASSGPSSEIKSSTEYITAQIDVRHVGTEMNFTVGDGLDYGGFFNAPLENGRNYYIILRAVSQWKSALKSSCVLWAKVRDTSYVLRVSSLVAAASIGLVALVILGRYSFTWYGGWYNTVYYTPC, encoded by the exons ATGGACGAGAGACACAGAGcaatgttggtgttttttttgctctgtttcATTGGAG ATATGCCAGCAGAAGGCCACAGTCTGGACGTGTGTGCCACCTGCCACGCTAACGCCACATGTGATGACAAGTTAGACGGCTCTGGCAAAGTTTGTAACTGCAAGTACGGCTTTGTTGGAAACGGAAGAACCTTCTGTCAAG ACAAAGATGAGTGTCAGATAGGAGCCAGTAGGATCTGTGGGCATCACACCACCTGCCACAACACATACGGCAGCTACTACTGTAAATGCCTGTCCGGCTACAGCCCGTCTAACAACATGGACGTCTTCATCCCAAATGATGGAACCCACTGCCAGG ACGTTGATGAGTGCAGGATGACAGGGCTGTGTGGAGAGGGAGGTCAATGCAGGAATCTTGAGGGCAGTGTTGACTGCAGCTGCCGGCTGGGATATCAAGTCCACAACGGAGCGGAGCCCTTCCACCCTTACGAGGACAGAGCTTCCTGCAAAG TGGTCGACTGTGGCCAGCGTACCTCAGTGGACGACACAGTGCTGCTGTCAGTCACAGGGACCACATACGGCAGTGTGGCCATGTTTGTTTGTGATGAAGGCCTTGTGTGGAGGAGCGGAGACAACAGCTCTGTGTGTGGAGCTGATGGACTGTGGAGAGGAGCCGACATGGTCTGTGAAg AGGTTGACTGTGGCTCTCCCCCTGCCCTCCCTCACTCTCTTATGCTGTGGAATAAGAGCTCAAGGATGGGCACCGAGGTGCTTTATCAGTGTAACTCTGGATATCATAATGTTGGAAAGGGCAATGTTTCCATCTGTACTCCTGCTGGACAGTGGGAGAAACCGTCTGTGCTCTGTCAAG AGACCTTATGTGGAAGTCCTCCTATAATTGAATCCACTGAGCAGGTGTGGGACAGTAATTCAACCCCTGGCAGCACTGTGCTCTATGTTTGTAAAAAGGGCTTTTATAACAAAGGAGGACATAATGTCTCGATCTGTAATGAAGACGGTCAGTGGACCCCCACAACTCTGTTTTGTCGAG AGATATTATGTGGAGATCCTCCTATACTGCCTCACACCGGGCAAGTGTGGAATGGCAGCTCCACTGCTGGAAGCACACTGACTTACTACTGTAAAATAGGGTTTTATCACAATGAAGGAAACAACATGTCATTGTGCACAATTAATGGTTACTGGACAAAACCAAACATCTCATGCAAAG AAGTTGACTGTGGTGAGCCCCCACCCATCCCTCATTCAGTCATACTGTGGGATAACATCTCCACTGTGGGCTCTCAGGTTGTTTATCAGTGTAACTCTGGATATGGCCGTGTTGGAGAGGGAAATGTCTCAGTTTGTACTGCCAGTGGAGAATGGGATGGAGCCTCTCTGCTCTGTCAAG AAATCAATTGTCAAGAGCCTGTTTTTAAACCTCATGCTAAAATGCTATGGGATGGCACATCACACATTGGCAGTGTGGTGCATTACCAATGTGAGGAAGGCTATTACACCGGGAGCCTGAGGAACTACTCAGTATGTGGAGAGAATGGACTGTGGGAGGATATTGATCTATGCTGTGAAG AAGTAAGCTGTGGGCCCCCACTAACCCTCACCCATACTAACCTCCGGTGGGATGGCACCAGTAGACCGGGCAGCGTGGTGCTGTACGAGTGCACGGAGGGATTTTACCAGGAGAGGGAAACTAATATTTCGACATGTCTACTATCAGGACAGTGGGGGGAAGTGTCTGTAAAGTGCAAAG CCAAATGTGGCCCGGCTCCTTTCCTCGCCAACTCAGAGGTGATGTGGCATAACAGGAGCGTGGTGATCCACCGCTGTGTGGATGGATATCACAGCTGGAGGGGCAGCAACGTCTCTGTGTGTGGCAGCTCTGGGGTGTGGCAGACAGCTACACTGAGATGCATAG AGATATTATGTGGAGATCCTCCTATACTGCCTCACACCGGGCAAGTGTGGAATGGCAGCTCCACTGCTGGAAGCACACTGACTTACTACTGTAAAATAGGGTTTTATCACAATGAAGGAAATAACATGTCATTGTGCACAATTAATGGTTACTGGACAAAACCAAACATCTCATGCAAAG AAGTTGACTGTGGTGAGCCCCCACCCATCCCTCATTCAGTCATGCTTTGGGGTAACATCTCCACTGTGGGCTCTCAGGTTGTTTATCAGTGTAACTCTGGATATGGCCGTGTTGGAGAGGGAAATGTCTCAGTTTGTACTGCCAGTGGAGAATGGGATGGAGCCTCTCTGCTCTGTCAAG AAATCAATTGTCAAGAGCCTGTTTTTAAACCTCATGCTAAAATGCTATGGGATGGCACATCACACATTGGCAGTGTGGTGCATTACCAATGTGAGGAAGGCTATTACACCAGGAGCCTGAGGAACTACTCAGTATGTGGAGAGAATGGACTGTGGGAGGATATTGATCTATGCTGTGAAG AAGTAAGCTGTGGGCCCCCACTAACCCTCCCCCATACTAACCTCCGGTGGGATGGCACCAGTAGACCGGGCAGTGTGGTGCTGTACGAGTGCACGGAGGGATTTTACCAGGAGAGGGAAACTAATATTTCCACATGTTTACTATCAGGACAGTGGGGGGAAGTGTCTGTAAAGTGCAAAG CCAAATGTGGCCCGGTTCCCTTCCTCGCCAACTCAGAGGTGATTTGGCATAACAGGAGCATGGTGATCCACCGCTGTGTGGATGGATATCACAGCTGGAGGGGCAGCAACGTCTCTGTGTGTGGCAGCTCTGGAGTGTGGCAGACAGCTACACTGAGATGCATAG AAGTAAGCTGTGGGCCCCCACTAACCCTCCCCCATACTAACCTCCGGTGGGATGGCACCAGTAGACCGGGCAGCGTGGTGCTGTACGAGTGCACGGAGGGATTTTACCAGGAGAGGGAAACTAATATTTCGACATGTCTACTATCAGGACAGTGGGGGGAAGTGTCTGTAAAGTGCAAAG CCAAATGTGGCCCGGTTCCCTTCCTCGCCAACTCAGAGGTGATTTGGCATAACAGGAGCATGGTGATCCACCGCTGTGTGGATGGATATCACAGCTGGAGGGGCAGCAACGTCTCTGTGTGTGGCAGCTCTGGAGTGTGGCAGACAGCTACACTGAGATGCATAG AAATAAAGCCACCTGTCAGTCACCTAGTTGTCCTCaatgaaaaatgtctgcatTGGAGAGCAGAGAAGCATGAGGAGGATACAGAAGTATACAAG GTGACATACATAGGATCCAGAGACTACCAGAGCTCCTTTCACGATACAAGAAAGCAGTTTCTGAGCTCTAAGGCAGACCAGCTGGAACTCTGTCTGAACCTGCTTCCAGTCACAAACTACAGCATCTCCATCATTGCAGTGTCTTCCAGATTCactatcaccatcaccaccaacaCAAGTTTACCAG TGCCTCCAGCACCAGTTGTCTACTATAGAGAATTTGAGACTCCTGTACCAAATCTGAGGCTACGCAGATCACCCAACACACTGGACCCAATAAG TTTGTACCAGGTGTTTGTGCTTCCTGTAGAGGGGATTACGATGTTTGACTGTTCCTCTCCTGCGAGCTCGGGCCCCTCAAGCGAAATAAAATCCTCAACAGAGTACATCACTGCCCAGATTGATGTCAGACATGTCGGGACAGAGATGAACTTTACTGTAGGAGATGGACTCGACTATGGAGGCTTCTTTAATGCACCACTGGAGAATGGCCGGAACTATTATATCATCTTACGAGCTGTCAGTCAGTGGAAATCG gCTTTAAAAAGTTCCTGTGTCCTGTGGGCTAAAGTAAGAG ATACATCCTATGTTCTGAGGGTTTCATCTCTGGTTGCTGCTGCATCAATAGGACTGGTTGCCTTGGTCATTTTGGGCAGATACAGTTTCACCTGGTATGGAGGATGgtacaatacagtatattacacaCCCTGTTAA
- the susd1 gene encoding sushi domain-containing protein 1 isoform X12, producing MDERHRAMLVFFLLCFIGDMPAEGHSLDVCATCHANATCDDKLDGSGKVCNCKYGFVGNGRTFCQDKDECQIGASRICGHHTTCHNTYGSYYCKCLSGYSPSNNMDVFIPNDGTHCQDVDECRMTGLCGEGGQCRNLEGSVDCSCRLGYQVHNGAEPFHPYEDRASCKVVDCGQRTSVDDTVLLSVTGTTYGSVAMFVCDEGLVWRSGDNSSVCGADGLWRGADMVCEEVDCGSPPALPHSLMLWNKSSRMGTEVLYQCNSGYHNVGKGNVSICTPAGQWEKPSVLCQGTPIYSFFFFLSLHFNFLSRVNRKGIINLNPGVHVTWLWFMLFPVETLCGSPPIIESTEQVWDSNSTPGSTVLYVCKKGFYNKGGHNVSICNEDGQWTPTTLFCREILCGDPPILPHTGQVWNGSSTAGSTLTYYCKIGFYHNEGNNMSLCTINGYWTKPNISCKEVDCGEPPPIPHSVILWDNISTVGSQVVYQCNSGYGRVGEGNVSVCTASGEWDGASLLCQEINCQEPVFKPHAKMLWDGTSHIGSVVHYQCEEGYYTGSLRNYSVCGENGLWEDIDLCCEEVSCGPPLTLTHTNLRWDGTSRPGSVVLYECTEGFYQERETNISTCLLSGQWGEVSVKCKAKCGPAPFLANSEVMWHNRSVVIHRCVDGYHSWRGSNVSVCGSSGVWQTATLRCIEVSCGPPLTLPHTNLRWDGTSRPGSVVLYECTEGFYQERETNISTCLLSGQWGEVSVKCKAKCGPVPFLANSEVIWHNRSMVIHRCVDGYHSWRGSNVSVCGSSGVWQTATLRCIEVSCGPPLTLPHTNLRWDGTSRPGSVVLYECTEGFYQERETNISTCLLSGQWGEVSVKCKAKCGPVPFLANSEVIWHNRSMVIHRCVDGYHSWRGSNVSVCGSSGVWQTATLRCIEIKPPVSHLVVLNEKCLHWRAEKHEEDTEVYKVTYIGSRDYQSSFHDTRKQFLSSKADQLELCLNLLPVTNYSISIIAVSSRFTITITTNTSLPVPPAPVVYYREFETPVPNLRLRRSPNTLDPISLYQVFVLPVEGITMFDCSSPASSGPSSEIKSSTEYITAQIDVRHVGTEMNFTVGDGLDYGGFFNAPLENGRNYYIILRAVSQWKSALKSSCVLWAKVRDTSYVLRVSSLVAAASIGLVALVILGRYSFTWYGGWYNTVYYTPC from the exons ATGGACGAGAGACACAGAGcaatgttggtgttttttttgctctgtttcATTGGAG ATATGCCAGCAGAAGGCCACAGTCTGGACGTGTGTGCCACCTGCCACGCTAACGCCACATGTGATGACAAGTTAGACGGCTCTGGCAAAGTTTGTAACTGCAAGTACGGCTTTGTTGGAAACGGAAGAACCTTCTGTCAAG ACAAAGATGAGTGTCAGATAGGAGCCAGTAGGATCTGTGGGCATCACACCACCTGCCACAACACATACGGCAGCTACTACTGTAAATGCCTGTCCGGCTACAGCCCGTCTAACAACATGGACGTCTTCATCCCAAATGATGGAACCCACTGCCAGG ACGTTGATGAGTGCAGGATGACAGGGCTGTGTGGAGAGGGAGGTCAATGCAGGAATCTTGAGGGCAGTGTTGACTGCAGCTGCCGGCTGGGATATCAAGTCCACAACGGAGCGGAGCCCTTCCACCCTTACGAGGACAGAGCTTCCTGCAAAG TGGTCGACTGTGGCCAGCGTACCTCAGTGGACGACACAGTGCTGCTGTCAGTCACAGGGACCACATACGGCAGTGTGGCCATGTTTGTTTGTGATGAAGGCCTTGTGTGGAGGAGCGGAGACAACAGCTCTGTGTGTGGAGCTGATGGACTGTGGAGAGGAGCCGACATGGTCTGTGAAg AGGTTGACTGTGGCTCTCCCCCTGCCCTCCCTCACTCTCTTATGCTGTGGAATAAGAGCTCAAGGATGGGCACCGAGGTGCTTTATCAGTGTAACTCTGGATATCATAATGTTGGAAAGGGCAATGTTTCCATCTGTACTCCTGCTGGACAGTGGGAGAAACCGTCTGTGCTCTGTCAAGGTACACCGATAtacagtttcttcttctttctctctttgcacTTTAACTTCCTGAGTCGAGTAAACCGAAAGGgaattattaatctgaatcctGGTGTTCATGTTACATGGTTGTGGTTCATGTTATTCCCTGTAGAGACCTTATGTGGAAGTCCTCCTATAATTGAATCCACTGAGCAGGTGTGGGACAGTAATTCAACCCCTGGCAGCACTGTGCTCTATGTTTGTAAAAAGGGCTTTTATAACAAAGGAGGACATAATGTCTCGATCTGTAATGAAGACGGTCAGTGGACCCCCACAACTCTGTTTTGTCGAG AGATATTATGTGGAGATCCTCCTATACTGCCTCACACCGGGCAAGTGTGGAATGGCAGCTCCACTGCTGGAAGCACACTGACTTACTACTGTAAAATAGGGTTTTATCACAATGAAGGAAACAACATGTCATTGTGCACAATTAATGGTTACTGGACAAAACCAAACATCTCATGCAAAG AAGTTGACTGTGGTGAGCCCCCACCCATCCCTCATTCAGTCATACTGTGGGATAACATCTCCACTGTGGGCTCTCAGGTTGTTTATCAGTGTAACTCTGGATATGGCCGTGTTGGAGAGGGAAATGTCTCAGTTTGTACTGCCAGTGGAGAATGGGATGGAGCCTCTCTGCTCTGTCAAG AAATCAATTGTCAAGAGCCTGTTTTTAAACCTCATGCTAAAATGCTATGGGATGGCACATCACACATTGGCAGTGTGGTGCATTACCAATGTGAGGAAGGCTATTACACCGGGAGCCTGAGGAACTACTCAGTATGTGGAGAGAATGGACTGTGGGAGGATATTGATCTATGCTGTGAAG AAGTAAGCTGTGGGCCCCCACTAACCCTCACCCATACTAACCTCCGGTGGGATGGCACCAGTAGACCGGGCAGCGTGGTGCTGTACGAGTGCACGGAGGGATTTTACCAGGAGAGGGAAACTAATATTTCGACATGTCTACTATCAGGACAGTGGGGGGAAGTGTCTGTAAAGTGCAAAG CCAAATGTGGCCCGGCTCCTTTCCTCGCCAACTCAGAGGTGATGTGGCATAACAGGAGCGTGGTGATCCACCGCTGTGTGGATGGATATCACAGCTGGAGGGGCAGCAACGTCTCTGTGTGTGGCAGCTCTGGGGTGTGGCAGACAGCTACACTGAGATGCATAG AAGTAAGCTGTGGGCCCCCACTAACCCTCCCCCATACTAACCTCCGGTGGGATGGCACCAGTAGACCGGGCAGTGTGGTGCTGTACGAGTGCACGGAGGGATTTTACCAGGAGAGGGAAACTAATATTTCCACATGTTTACTATCAGGACAGTGGGGGGAAGTGTCTGTAAAGTGCAAAG CCAAATGTGGCCCGGTTCCCTTCCTCGCCAACTCAGAGGTGATTTGGCATAACAGGAGCATGGTGATCCACCGCTGTGTGGATGGATATCACAGCTGGAGGGGCAGCAACGTCTCTGTGTGTGGCAGCTCTGGAGTGTGGCAGACAGCTACACTGAGATGCATAG AAGTAAGCTGTGGGCCCCCACTAACCCTCCCCCATACTAACCTCCGGTGGGATGGCACCAGTAGACCGGGCAGCGTGGTGCTGTACGAGTGCACGGAGGGATTTTACCAGGAGAGGGAAACTAATATTTCGACATGTCTACTATCAGGACAGTGGGGGGAAGTGTCTGTAAAGTGCAAAG CCAAATGTGGCCCGGTTCCCTTCCTCGCCAACTCAGAGGTGATTTGGCATAACAGGAGCATGGTGATCCACCGCTGTGTGGATGGATATCACAGCTGGAGGGGCAGCAACGTCTCTGTGTGTGGCAGCTCTGGAGTGTGGCAGACAGCTACACTGAGATGCATAG AAATAAAGCCACCTGTCAGTCACCTAGTTGTCCTCaatgaaaaatgtctgcatTGGAGAGCAGAGAAGCATGAGGAGGATACAGAAGTATACAAG GTGACATACATAGGATCCAGAGACTACCAGAGCTCCTTTCACGATACAAGAAAGCAGTTTCTGAGCTCTAAGGCAGACCAGCTGGAACTCTGTCTGAACCTGCTTCCAGTCACAAACTACAGCATCTCCATCATTGCAGTGTCTTCCAGATTCactatcaccatcaccaccaacaCAAGTTTACCAG TGCCTCCAGCACCAGTTGTCTACTATAGAGAATTTGAGACTCCTGTACCAAATCTGAGGCTACGCAGATCACCCAACACACTGGACCCAATAAG TTTGTACCAGGTGTTTGTGCTTCCTGTAGAGGGGATTACGATGTTTGACTGTTCCTCTCCTGCGAGCTCGGGCCCCTCAAGCGAAATAAAATCCTCAACAGAGTACATCACTGCCCAGATTGATGTCAGACATGTCGGGACAGAGATGAACTTTACTGTAGGAGATGGACTCGACTATGGAGGCTTCTTTAATGCACCACTGGAGAATGGCCGGAACTATTATATCATCTTACGAGCTGTCAGTCAGTGGAAATCG gCTTTAAAAAGTTCCTGTGTCCTGTGGGCTAAAGTAAGAG ATACATCCTATGTTCTGAGGGTTTCATCTCTGGTTGCTGCTGCATCAATAGGACTGGTTGCCTTGGTCATTTTGGGCAGATACAGTTTCACCTGGTATGGAGGATGgtacaatacagtatattacacaCCCTGTTAA